One Sparus aurata chromosome 5, fSpaAur1.1, whole genome shotgun sequence genomic window carries:
- the fam47e gene encoding protein FAM47E, protein MSLEDFDDCSSVPSGAQTGVPPVIFHETPNNNSSQKQRRSVSKEHACFSKQMIQKQFRREYVAAVEEKLKQHPLVKFPHYRDHMTPELFDKVVSVLDPDMCVSSASALPTPTTEDEEDTEPRKEEVGRKKHNKILKVQSPTPRNPYVLQMKGNGIKKGRTVAINQLCVNKDMASAAKLFTKWFAAPDEETNVTDG, encoded by the exons ATGAGCCTCGAGGACTTCGATGATTGCTCATCAGTCCCATCAGGGGCCCAGACAGGTGTCCCACCGGTCATTTTCCATGAAACTCCAAACAACAACTCCAGTCAAAAGCAGAGAAGGTCAGTGTCTAAAGAGCATGCCTGCTTCTCAAAGCAGATGATCCAAAAGCAGTTTCGCAGAGAATATGTTGCTGCTGTGGAGGAAAAACTCAAACAGCATCCCCTCGTTAAGTTCCCACACTATAGGGATCACATGACCCCAGAG TTATTTGATAAGGTGGTATCTGTTTTGGATCCGGACATGTGCGTAAGTAGCGCCTCTGCACTTCCTACGCCTACAACAGAAGATGAGGAAGACACAGAGCCAAGAAAGGAAGAAgtaggcagaaaaaaacacaataaaat CCTCAAGGTCCAAAGTCCAACTCCCAGAAACCCTTACGTGCTACAAATGAAAGGAAATGGTATCAAGAAAGGCCGGACAGTCGCAATAAACCAACTGTGTGTCAATAAGGATATGGCATCAGCTGCCAAGCTTTTCACTAAATGGTTTGCCGCACCG GATGAAGAGACAAATGTTACTGATGGGTAA